One stretch of Argiope bruennichi chromosome 3, qqArgBrue1.1, whole genome shotgun sequence DNA includes these proteins:
- the LOC129963022 gene encoding uncharacterized protein LOC129963022, which translates to MSIRTFDVTSFQREKSDRRRDPDISNEDKYQYLIQSTLKSSRAREVVESFPPTAENYVQAIECLKARFGREDVLVEVYTLVVHLRGEKGKVKIRAIIDSASQRSYILKSTGQRLNYQPHRRESLRHSLFGGASTEVCHHDVYRAFLTDFDLTYNCNFEVLGQETICATIPPVADGIWMKELSENNIHLSDQYHGPIELLIGADVAETLLTGGYKLLPSGLVAIETKLEWTVMGRTRREKGDGNTDLIVTSVLAGGISETDLWNLDIIGIKDLAEKQSKTEKEEVSMQHFLKTLKRLPDGRYEVSLPWLEGMQPPANNRMIAERRLKGTIQILQAKNLLESYEDVFHEWLKEEIIEPVDITRLNDLVCTYLPHWAVIKENSTTKIRPVFDASAKQKNELSLNSCLENGPNLVELIPSILNRFRLGAFGIIADIKKAFLQISISDKDREYLRFLWFENGDPDKLKIYRHKRVVFGINASPFLLGATISYHLDHVPEHLQGVAKKPGFWEEVEAFIEHSKEIMMSVKFDLRGCRFSKDKSTFHRTGEKSPAQEENVSVLGLEWNPEDDTLRCAYKKDVFEAIPLTKRSILSSANQLFDPLGILSPVTVRFKILMQDCWRAKLSWDAELSDELAKKFLKLKRDLTYVDNLTIPRRLVINLKERNNLSFHVFCDASQLAYATCIYLRSENEEGVSCQLVQSRSRVAPLKPVTVSRLELDTIGIRLMTTIKRDLHMEDVTTFYWTDSMNALHWIRNEEDWGVFVMNRVREIRNYSSKGEWNHIPGTFNPADLPSRGCSVVTLLSQHWHDGPSWLMQDEKYWAVSEAMVDKKIINSEKKKTIVTLAATKNEEFDYLTNISSFDKIARIIAWIPGFVRNCKKVTQHTSQNLEIEELSEAETIIWKIIQKTSFKTVSEERLRNLRPFVDPKGLIRIKTQLLMRKDFENFKYPILLPPDHIVVHKMIMHRHKILSHCGIQTLMSSLREHFWLIRSRKTIRRVLKSCITCKRFEA; encoded by the exons ATGTCGATTCGTACGTTCGATGTGACTTCATTTCAGCGCGAAAAGAGCGATCGCAGGCGAG atccTGATATTTCGAATGAAGATAAATATCAGTACTTGATACAGTCAACCCTTAAAAGTTCAAGAGCTAGAGAGGTAGTCGAGTCTTTTCCTCCCACGGCTGAAAACTATGTTCAAGCCATCGAATGTTTAAAAGCTCGTTTCGGAAGAGAGGACGTCTTAGTGGAAGTCTAT ACTCTTGTAGTTCACTTAAGAGGAGAAAAGGGCAAAGTGAAGATTAGAGCAATAATTGACTCAGCTTCTCAAAGATCGTACATTTTGAAAAGTACGGGGCAGAGATTGAATTACCAACCCCACCGAAGAGAAAGTCTGCGACATTCCTTGTTTGGTGGAGCGAGTACAGAGGTCTGTCATCACGACGTTTATAGAGCATTCCTCACGGACTTCGATCTGACTTACAACTGTAACTTTGAAGTCCTCGGCCAAGAAACAATCTGTGCAACAATCCCACCCGTTGCGGATGGTATATGGATGAAAGAACTTTCAGAAAACAATATCCATTTGAGTGATCAATACCATGGACCCATAGAATTATTGATTGGAGCAGATGTTGCCGAAACGCTTCTGACCGGAGGTTATAAGCTCTTACCTTCTGGTTTAGTTGCAATCGAAACAAAATTAGAATGGACGGTCATGGGTCGTACAAGAAGAGAAAAGGGAGATGGAAACACAGATCTGATTGTTACTTCAGTGCTTGCAGGAGGAATTTCTGAAACAGATTTATGGAATCTTGATATCATAGGAATCAAAGATCTAGCTGAAAAACAATCAAAGACGGAGAAGGAAGAAGTTTCCATGCAGCATTTCTTGAAAACACTGAAGAGACTTCCTGATGGCCGGTATGAAGTGTCTCTTCCCTGGTTGGAAGGGATGCAGCCACCTGCCAATAATAGAATGATTGCGGAAAGAAGACTCAAGGGAACAATTCAGATTCTTCAAGCAAAGAATTTGCTAGAGAGCTATGAAGATGTCTTCCACGAATGgctgaaagaagaaataatagaaCCTGTGGATATTACAAGATTAAATGATCTTGTTTGCACGTACTTACCTCATTGGGCCGTGATCAAAGAGAATTCAACAACAAAGATTCGACCGGTCTTTGATGCTTCAGCCAAACAGAAGAATGAATTATCTCTGAACAGCTGTCTTGAAAACGGACCTAATTTAGTGGAACTGATTCCGAGCATTTTGAATAGATTCCGACTTGGAGCGTTTGGCATAATCGCTGATATCAAGAAAGCATTTCTCCAGATAAGTATTAGCGACAAGGACAGAGAATATCTAAGATTTTTATGGTTTGAAAACGGAGATCCTGATAAATTGAAGATTTATCGCCATAAACGTGTGGTATTTGGAATAAACGCAAGTCCTTTTCTCCTTGGCGCGACTATTTCGTACCATCTAGATCATGTTCCTGAACATCTTCAAGGGGTAGCGAAAAAACCTGGGTTTTGGGAAGAAGTAGAAGCCTTTATTGAACACTCAAAGGAAATAATGATGAGTGTTAAATTTGATTTGAGAGGATGCAGATTTAGTAAGGACAAATCTACCTTCCACCGAACTGGCGAAAAATCCCCTGCGCAAGAAGAAAATGTCTCAGTGTTGGGACTTGAATGGAACCCAGAAGATGACACATTAAGATGTGCttataaaaaagatgtttttgagGCAATTCCATTAACTAAAAGATCAATATTGTCATCAGCAAATCAACTGTTTGACCCTCTTGGAATATTGAGTCCTGTGActgtaagatttaaaattttgatgcaagACTGTTGGAGAGCTAAATTGTCTTGGGATGCTGAACTGTCTGATGAACTTGccaaaaagtttttgaaactgaaaagagATTTAACTTATGTTGATAATTTAACGATTCCTAGAAGACTGGTAATAAACCTTAAAGAGAGAAACAATCTATCATTCCACGTTTTCTGTGACGCCTCTCAATTAGCGTATGCAACCTGCATATATTTGAGAAGCGAAAATGAAGAGGGGGTTTCCTGTCAACTCGTACAGTCAAGATCCCGAGTAGCTCCATTGAAACCTGTAACAGTTTCCAGATTGGAATTGGATACTATAGGAATACGCCTCATGACAACAATCAAACGAGATTTACACATGGAAGATGTAACTACATTTTATTGGACGGATTCAATGAATGCTTTACATTGGATTAGAAATGAAGAAGATTGGGGAGTTTTTGTCATGAACCGTGTTAGAGAAATAAGAAACTATAGTTCAAAAGGTGAGTGGAATCATATTCCTGGAACATTCAATCCAGCCGACTTACCTTCAAGAGGATGTTCTGTGGTCACTCTTTTAAGTCAACACTGGCATGATGGCCCATCTTGGCTGATGCAAGATGAGAAATATTGGGCAGTTAGTGAAGCTATGGtcgataaaaaaatcataaattcggAGAAGAAAAAGACTATAGTTACTTTGGCAGCTACAAAGAATGAAGAATTCGATTACTTAACCAATATTTCATCTTTCGATAAGATAGCGAGAATTATAGCCTGGATACCTGGATTTGTCAGAAATTGTAAAAAGGTGACTCAGCACACCTcacaaaatttggaaattgaaGAACTGTCAGAAGCTGAAAccataatttggaaaattatacaaaagaccTCATTTAAAACAGTCAGTGAAGAAAGACTTCGAAACCTTCGTCCGTTCGTTGATCCAAAAGGTCTCATTAGAATCAAGACACAACTTTTAATGAGgaaggattttgaaaatttcaaatatcctaTCCTTCTACCCCCTGATCATATTGTAGTTCATAAAATGATTATGCATAGACACAAAATTCTATCTCATTGTGGAATTCAGACTTTAATGTCAAGTTTGAGAGAGCATTTTTGGTTAATTAGAAGTCGCAAAACAATTCGCAGGGTCCTAAAATCTTGTATCACCTGTAAAAGATTTGAGGCTTAA
- the LOC129963023 gene encoding uncharacterized protein LOC129963023 codes for MDPIKLCVDWQKIKSDTSVSRIQWKFIPPSSPWWGGFWERLIGLMKTILRKVLGKACLKYEELSTILCDCENVINSRPITYVSEDLELQPLTPAMFLRDLKESGVPDIDQIESSSLQKRYLYRLKLRKDLRKRFRSEYLGQLRSYAKKSRNSYLFSIGDIVLLETTAKRISWPLGKVVKLIKGKDGIVRLVKVRTKQGDLLRPIQRLYPLEVSSPNDRELRKRIEDTVICDEGKGHNPSDSSSPVPVFQEATSPVPVSPEELLPTSQSRRINRYGRTLRAPHRLDL; via the coding sequence ATGGATCCAATCAAGCTTTGCGTGGATTGGCAAAAAATCAAAAGCGACACTTCTGTGTCAAGAATACAGTGGAAGTTCATCCCGCCCAGCTCGCCTTGGTGGGGTGGATTCTGGGAAAGATTGATTGGCCTGATGAAAACCATCTTAAGAAAAGTCCTCGGCAAGGCTTGCTTAAAATATGAGGAGCTTTCAACAATCCTTTGCGATTGTGAGAATGTTATTAATTCCCGACCAATAACTTATGTTTCAGAAGACCTGGAACTCCAACCACTGACTCCAGCGATGTTTCTGAGAGACCTTAAAGAGAGTGGAGTTCCAGATATAGATCAAATCGAATCTTCAAGTTTGCAAAAAAGATATCTTTATAGATTGAAACTTCGTAAAGATCTAAGAAAACGGTTTCGATCTGAGTATCTTGGGCAGCTTAGAAGTTATGCGAAAAAATCACGAAACAGCTATCTCTTTTCCATAGGAGATATAGTCTTATTAGAAACCACGGCTAAAAGAATCAGTTGGCCTCTTGGAAAAGTGGTGAAATTAATCAAAGGAAAAGACGGGATAGTGCGTCTTGTCAAAGTTCGCACTAAGCAAGGAGACTTACTTCGACCTATACAGCGCCTCTATCCTCTTGAAGTAAGTTCTCCCAACGACAGAGAACTTCGCAAGCGAATTGAAGATACCGTCATTTGTGACGAAGGGAAGGGCCATAATCCGAGTGATTCATCTTCACCAGTGCCCGTCTTTCAGGAAGCAACTTCGCCAGTGCCTGTCTCTCCGGAAGAACTATTACCCACTTCTCAATCTCGGCGAATCAACCGCTATGGTCGAACTCTACGTGCTCCTCATCGTTTGGATCTCTAG